One region of Rhizobium sp. WYJ-E13 genomic DNA includes:
- a CDS encoding ABC transporter ATP-binding protein, whose product MSTDNTSVLNGSQKSSLAPLLKVSGLQGWYGESHVLHGMNFEVLPGEVVTLLGRNGAGKSTTLKAIMGMLGRRRGSILFEGQQTISLPSRRIARLGIGYVPEDRGIYASLSVEENLLLPPQVKPGGMSTERVFAMFPNLKERINSHGKKLSGGEQQMLAIGRILRTGARLLLLDEPTEGLAPVIIDQIGRTITELKNEGYTIVLVEQNFHFAATLADRHYVVEEGHVVDMIPNAELAVNVNKLHSYLGV is encoded by the coding sequence ATGTCCACTGACAACACCTCGGTTTTAAACGGTTCGCAAAAATCCAGTCTTGCCCCTCTGCTCAAGGTTAGCGGCCTCCAGGGCTGGTATGGCGAGAGCCACGTTCTCCACGGGATGAATTTTGAAGTCTTGCCCGGCGAAGTCGTAACCCTCCTCGGAAGAAACGGCGCCGGCAAGAGCACAACGTTGAAAGCTATCATGGGGATGTTGGGTCGACGACGCGGCTCCATCCTGTTCGAAGGACAGCAGACCATCAGCCTCCCATCCCGTCGAATTGCAAGACTGGGGATCGGCTATGTTCCTGAGGATCGGGGTATCTACGCTTCATTGTCGGTGGAAGAGAACCTTCTCCTGCCGCCGCAGGTCAAACCTGGCGGGATGAGCACGGAACGCGTCTTCGCAATGTTTCCAAACCTCAAGGAGCGGATCAACAGTCACGGGAAGAAGCTTTCAGGCGGCGAGCAGCAAATGCTTGCCATAGGACGAATTCTTCGTACTGGCGCCCGGCTCTTGCTGCTCGACGAACCGACCGAAGGGCTGGCCCCTGTGATCATCGATCAAATTGGAAGAACGATCACAGAGCTTAAGAACGAAGGCTACACCATCGTTCTCGTCGAGCAGAATTTCCATTTTGCGGCAACACTGGCGGATCGACACTACGTGGTCGAGGAGGGGCATGTGGTTGACATGATCCCGAACGCCGAGCTTGCCGTCAATGTCAACAAGCTTCACAGCTATCTCGGAGTGTAG
- a CDS encoding NAD-dependent succinate-semialdehyde dehydrogenase, protein MKAYAYPDLHLYIDGGWRKTADTVPVLNPADEAVLGALPVAAKADLDDALHAADHGFKVWSRTAPRHRAQIMMKAAALMRERIEEIAAAITMEQGKPLSESRLEVIRGCEFFEWDAGEAQRTYGRVIPSEPGIRYIVVHEPVGMVAAFSPWNFPMSQPSRKIAGALAAGCSIIIKAAEETPAGAYHIARALHDAGLPRGVFNLVFGVPAEVSQYLIPQKQTGLIAFTGSTSVGKHLTELAARNLKPVLMELGGHAPVIVCDDVDPVAAANLSAMRKARNAGQVCTSPTRFFVQERLYEAFAAAFAERARAVTIGNGFDPNTQMGPVANHRRIDALTALVEDARSKGAKVLAGGEKSSNRGYFFPVTVLADVPPDARVLSEEPFGPLAVINPVGSIDEAIEKANSLPFGLAAYGFTHSAANVDRLASGIEAGNVSINTLEASVAETPFGGVKDSGYGREGGAEGLSHYTHVKTVSHRMAL, encoded by the coding sequence ATGAAAGCGTATGCTTATCCCGACCTTCACCTCTACATCGATGGTGGTTGGCGCAAGACGGCCGACACTGTGCCGGTGCTCAATCCCGCCGACGAGGCGGTCCTTGGAGCGCTACCGGTCGCCGCCAAGGCTGATCTGGATGACGCCCTTCATGCCGCAGACCACGGCTTCAAGGTCTGGAGCCGAACCGCCCCCCGGCACAGGGCTCAAATCATGATGAAGGCGGCCGCCTTGATGCGGGAACGTATCGAAGAGATCGCCGCAGCCATCACCATGGAGCAAGGTAAGCCGCTTTCCGAGTCTCGCCTCGAAGTCATTCGCGGCTGCGAGTTTTTCGAATGGGACGCCGGAGAGGCCCAGCGTACCTACGGCCGGGTGATTCCGAGCGAACCCGGAATTCGCTACATCGTCGTTCATGAGCCCGTCGGTATGGTTGCGGCATTCTCGCCCTGGAATTTCCCGATGAGCCAGCCGTCACGGAAAATCGCCGGCGCTCTCGCGGCCGGGTGCTCGATCATCATCAAGGCAGCAGAGGAAACGCCGGCCGGAGCCTACCATATCGCCAGGGCATTACACGATGCCGGGCTGCCCCGAGGCGTTTTCAACCTTGTCTTCGGCGTCCCCGCCGAAGTATCACAATACCTCATTCCTCAGAAGCAGACCGGCCTTATCGCCTTTACGGGCTCGACATCTGTCGGCAAGCATCTGACCGAACTTGCCGCACGTAATCTCAAACCCGTGCTCATGGAACTTGGTGGGCACGCTCCCGTCATCGTTTGCGACGACGTCGATCCGGTGGCAGCGGCCAACCTTTCAGCAATGCGCAAGGCAAGAAACGCTGGCCAGGTTTGCACCTCACCGACGCGGTTCTTCGTTCAGGAACGCCTGTACGAGGCCTTTGCCGCTGCTTTCGCGGAGCGCGCGCGCGCAGTGACGATTGGGAATGGCTTCGATCCCAACACGCAGATGGGACCTGTCGCAAACCACCGCCGAATTGATGCGCTGACGGCGCTCGTGGAGGACGCGCGGTCAAAAGGCGCGAAGGTTCTCGCCGGTGGCGAGAAATCGTCCAATCGGGGATACTTCTTCCCCGTGACGGTTCTTGCGGACGTACCCCCCGACGCACGGGTGCTGTCAGAAGAACCCTTTGGGCCTCTGGCCGTGATCAATCCTGTCGGATCGATTGACGAAGCAATCGAGAAAGCGAATTCTCTTCCTTTCGGTCTTGCAGCATATGGGTTCACGCACTCCGCAGCCAATGTCGATCGCCTTGCGAGCGGTATCGAGGCAGGCAATGTATCGATCAATACGTTGGAGGCCTCTGTCGCGGAAACCCCGTTCGGTGGCGTAAAGGACAGTGGATACGGGCGGGAAGGCGGAGCCGAGGGGCTTTCACACTATACGCATGTCAAGACCGTCTCACATCGGATGGCGCTGTAG
- a CDS encoding enoyl-CoA hydratase/isomerase family protein produces the protein MSKFESYKNSFPNARLTRSASGVLEVALHTDGGKLVFNGHTHEQFVDLFHQIGADSENRVVILTGSGDAFMDAISPEGFDFFSPRGYDKIFREGRKVLMNILDIEVPMITALNGPVLLHSEYALLTDIILATPETVFQDKPHFEFGIVPGDGVNLLWPEVIGSIRGRYFILTRQVLDAATAKDWGVVNEIVPADRLLARAHQIAEGIAALPPLTSSYTRIALTQKLRRIVDKDGGYGLALEGISAAEVARSMAANG, from the coding sequence ATGTCCAAATTCGAATCTTACAAGAACAGTTTCCCAAATGCCCGCCTGACCCGCTCGGCAAGCGGCGTGCTTGAGGTCGCGCTGCACACAGACGGCGGCAAACTCGTCTTCAACGGCCACACGCATGAGCAGTTCGTCGATCTCTTCCACCAGATCGGTGCTGATAGTGAGAACCGCGTCGTGATCCTCACCGGCTCGGGTGACGCCTTCATGGACGCCATTAGCCCCGAAGGCTTCGATTTCTTCTCGCCGCGCGGCTACGACAAGATCTTTCGCGAAGGCCGCAAAGTTCTCATGAACATCCTCGACATCGAGGTGCCAATGATCACGGCGCTGAACGGTCCCGTCCTGTTGCATTCCGAATACGCGCTTTTGACCGACATCATTCTTGCGACGCCGGAAACGGTCTTCCAGGACAAGCCGCATTTCGAGTTCGGCATCGTGCCCGGTGATGGCGTCAATCTGCTCTGGCCGGAAGTGATCGGCAGCATCCGTGGCCGCTACTTCATTCTCACTCGCCAGGTGCTGGATGCTGCAACCGCCAAGGATTGGGGCGTCGTCAATGAGATCGTGCCGGCAGACAGGCTTCTTGCCCGTGCCCACCAGATTGCCGAGGGCATTGCGGCCCTTCCGCCGCTGACCTCGAGCTACACCCGCATCGCACTGACCCAGAAGCTGCGCCGGATCGTCGACAAGGACGGTGGCTATGGTCTGGCGCTTGAAGGCATCAGTGCCGCCGAAGTCGCCCGCTCCATGGCTGCCAACGGCTGA
- a CDS encoding substrate binding domain-containing protein has protein sequence MLETETHLNPRRMTVTLQSKLDAFKADFEAGKPPYNVPYSVIETMHRATAELIASGAAQKALKAGDKHPDLRLELIMRDHVGDLVADAFDMALRFGEPPVAGFTNRKILETRILTVASPAYLDKHGKPEHPRDLINHTCIDYQDPATGRAFKWEFHHGSEVFPIRQSARLMVSDVETMIGACCEGAGIAQIMELGSQHIMASGKLVELLSDWPDEIFSLYAIFPSRRHRAAKVRVFTDLCSRLLGRAD, from the coding sequence ATGCTCGAAACCGAAACTCACCTCAATCCAAGGAGAATGACCGTGACCCTGCAATCCAAGCTCGACGCATTCAAGGCAGATTTTGAAGCAGGCAAGCCGCCGTACAACGTCCCCTACTCGGTGATCGAGACGATGCACCGCGCCACCGCGGAGCTGATCGCCTCTGGGGCCGCCCAGAAAGCGCTGAAGGCCGGCGACAAGCATCCAGACCTGCGGCTTGAGTTGATCATGCGCGATCATGTCGGTGATCTGGTTGCGGACGCTTTCGATATGGCTTTACGATTTGGAGAGCCACCCGTAGCGGGTTTCACCAATCGGAAAATATTGGAGACCCGGATTTTGACAGTCGCGTCCCCGGCCTACCTGGACAAACACGGCAAGCCTGAGCATCCGCGCGACCTCATCAATCACACCTGCATAGATTATCAGGATCCCGCCACCGGGCGCGCCTTCAAATGGGAGTTTCACCACGGAAGTGAGGTGTTTCCGATCCGCCAGTCGGCGCGATTGATGGTCTCGGACGTCGAGACAATGATCGGAGCGTGCTGTGAGGGGGCAGGCATCGCGCAGATCATGGAACTCGGGTCGCAGCACATCATGGCAAGTGGCAAGCTCGTCGAGCTCTTATCTGACTGGCCCGACGAGATCTTTTCTCTTTATGCCATCTTCCCTTCGCGACGTCATCGCGCTGCGAAAGTCCGTGTGTTCACCGATCTCTGTTCAAGGCTACTGGGCCGCGCCGATTAG
- a CDS encoding oxidoreductase, with product MTDKPVWFITGASSGLGLELAKHLLDSGYRVVLGVRRPEGLANLAAQFNGRALVLKLDVTDRATIKSAVAEAISTFDRIDVLVNNAGYGYLAAIEEGDDEGVRKQFDTNLFGLIDVTKEVLPFMRLRRSGHIVNISSLGGLMAFAATGYYHATKFAVEAISESLSQEVTPLGIKVTIVEPGAFRTDWAGRSMVESPIEIDDYAQTSGKRRSSTKAVSGNQPGDPARAAVAIRGAVESAQPPLRLLLGGSALDLAYKRLEALKENFDAWSEVTRSADFQ from the coding sequence ATGACCGATAAACCTGTATGGTTCATCACCGGAGCGTCGAGCGGCCTCGGACTGGAGCTCGCAAAACACCTGCTGGATTCGGGTTATCGTGTGGTCCTTGGGGTCCGTCGTCCAGAAGGCCTGGCGAACCTGGCGGCGCAGTTCAACGGTCGCGCTCTCGTCCTAAAACTCGACGTGACTGATCGCGCGACGATCAAAAGCGCAGTCGCTGAAGCCATCTCAACCTTTGATCGGATCGACGTCCTGGTCAACAATGCGGGCTATGGCTATCTCGCCGCGATCGAGGAGGGCGACGACGAAGGCGTTCGCAAACAGTTCGACACGAACCTCTTCGGCCTCATCGATGTCACGAAGGAAGTTTTGCCGTTCATGCGGTTGCGCAGAAGCGGTCATATCGTCAACATTTCTTCGCTAGGCGGTCTCATGGCGTTCGCAGCAACGGGCTACTATCATGCGACCAAATTCGCGGTCGAGGCGATTTCGGAGTCATTGAGCCAGGAGGTGACCCCGCTCGGCATCAAGGTAACCATCGTGGAGCCGGGCGCGTTTCGGACCGACTGGGCCGGACGCTCCATGGTGGAATCGCCGATCGAGATCGACGACTACGCCCAGACGTCGGGCAAGCGCCGGTCATCGACCAAAGCGGTGTCGGGCAATCAGCCAGGCGATCCGGCGCGCGCTGCTGTGGCCATCCGTGGCGCGGTGGAATCAGCCCAACCTCCGCTGCGCTTGCTGCTGGGCGGCTCGGCCCTCGATCTTGCGTATAAGCGCCTTGAGGCACTGAAGGAAAACTTTGACGCATGGAGCGAGGTCACCCGCAGCGCGGATTTCCAATGA
- a CDS encoding ABC transporter ATP-binding protein, which yields MSDIILSTSGLTKEFAGFSAVKGVNLEVRRGSLHALIGPNGAGKTTCFNLLTKFYTPTSGSITYNGKDVTGRKPAEVARLGLVRSFQISAVFPKLSARENVRVALQRKRGDSFYFWRSEKTLEELDDEALRLIEAVGLTSYAEVPAGELSYGRKRALEIATTLALDPEMLLLDEPMAGLGREDIQRIEALIKRVAANRTVLMVEHNLSVVASLSDRITVLARGQILAEGDYATVSKDPRVIEAYIGSGGGHVH from the coding sequence GTGAGCGACATAATATTATCCACCTCGGGCCTCACGAAGGAGTTTGCCGGCTTCTCCGCGGTCAAAGGTGTCAATCTGGAAGTTCGGCGTGGTTCCTTACACGCCCTGATCGGTCCGAACGGCGCAGGCAAGACAACATGCTTCAACCTGCTGACAAAGTTCTACACGCCAACAAGCGGCTCGATCACTTATAATGGCAAGGACGTAACCGGCAGGAAGCCTGCGGAGGTCGCAAGGCTTGGACTCGTCCGTTCGTTTCAGATTTCCGCGGTGTTTCCCAAATTGTCGGCACGCGAGAACGTGCGCGTGGCCCTGCAACGCAAACGCGGCGACTCCTTCTACTTCTGGCGCTCCGAGAAAACACTGGAGGAGCTCGATGACGAAGCCCTGCGGCTGATCGAGGCAGTCGGTCTTACCTCCTACGCCGAAGTTCCGGCTGGAGAGCTGTCCTATGGGCGCAAACGCGCCCTTGAGATCGCCACGACGCTCGCGCTTGATCCGGAAATGCTCCTGCTGGATGAGCCTATGGCGGGGCTTGGCCGGGAGGATATTCAGAGGATCGAAGCGCTCATCAAACGTGTTGCCGCCAATCGGACAGTGTTGATGGTCGAGCACAATCTCTCCGTCGTTGCATCGCTCTCCGATCGTATCACCGTCCTTGCGCGGGGCCAGATCCTCGCAGAAGGCGATTATGCGACCGTCTCGAAAGATCCAAGAGTGATCGAGGCTTATATCGGTTCGGGAGGCGGCCATGTCCACTGA
- a CDS encoding branched-chain amino acid ABC transporter permease yields the protein MQDLLGIPPQVLLGQLLLGLINGSFYATLSLGLAIIFGLLNIINFAHGALYMMGAFVAWICLNYLGINYWAALVIAPLVVGAFGILIQRLLIARIAHIDHLYGLLLTFGVALIVQGLFRNEFGSTGLPYQIPRALQGAWNLGFMILPIYRGWVVAISLVVCLATWFMIEKTKLGANLRAATEDPALTQAFGINVPLLVTLTYGFGVALAAFAGVLAAPIYSVNPNMGGDLIIVVFAVVVIGGMGSIMGAIVTGFGLGVVEGLTKVFYPEGSATVIFTIMVIVLLAKPAGLFGRVA from the coding sequence ATGCAGGATCTTCTCGGTATTCCGCCTCAAGTTCTTCTCGGGCAGCTCCTCCTGGGTCTGATCAACGGTTCCTTCTATGCAACTCTCAGTCTCGGGCTCGCTATCATTTTTGGCTTGCTCAACATTATCAATTTCGCTCACGGCGCGCTCTATATGATGGGAGCATTCGTCGCCTGGATTTGTTTGAATTACCTGGGTATCAACTACTGGGCGGCTCTCGTAATCGCGCCACTCGTTGTCGGGGCCTTTGGCATTCTGATTCAGCGTCTGCTGATCGCCCGGATCGCTCATATCGATCACCTCTACGGGTTGTTGCTGACGTTCGGTGTTGCGTTGATCGTTCAGGGTCTTTTCCGGAATGAGTTCGGTTCTACGGGGCTTCCGTACCAAATTCCACGTGCGTTACAGGGAGCCTGGAACCTCGGCTTCATGATCCTGCCGATCTACCGCGGATGGGTTGTCGCAATCTCGCTTGTTGTCTGCCTGGCAACCTGGTTCATGATCGAAAAGACAAAACTCGGAGCCAATCTGCGAGCGGCCACGGAGGATCCGGCGTTGACCCAGGCATTCGGCATTAATGTGCCTCTGCTTGTAACGTTAACCTACGGGTTTGGCGTGGCTCTCGCTGCATTTGCCGGCGTACTCGCAGCGCCGATCTATTCCGTCAATCCGAACATGGGTGGAGATCTCATCATCGTCGTGTTCGCGGTCGTCGTCATTGGTGGAATGGGATCCATCATGGGCGCTATCGTGACTGGCTTTGGCCTGGGTGTGGTCGAAGGGCTTACCAAGGTCTTCTATCCCGAGGGATCTGCAACGGTGATCTTCACCATCATGGTCATCGTCTTGCTTGCGAAGCCGGCCGGTCTGTTCGGGCGCGTCGCATGA
- a CDS encoding glutathione S-transferase family protein, with protein MIEVHAFATPNSVKVLIALEEMGLPYTLKPVNVRKGEQKAEAFLALNPNGKVPVLVDDDFVLTESAAILVYLAEKTGKLLPQESASRARVFEQLFFHASGLSPAFGNAGFFKRSSPEPQPIAEARFVTEAERILGLLDARLASQPFMAGEEFTIADIAHFGWMWRIQFPGLRLEGHPNLSRWYEAVAARPAVQRATAMAEALVPAA; from the coding sequence ATGATCGAAGTCCACGCCTTTGCCACTCCGAACAGCGTCAAAGTGCTGATCGCGCTCGAAGAGATGGGGCTGCCTTACACGCTGAAGCCGGTCAATGTGCGCAAGGGTGAGCAGAAGGCTGAGGCATTCCTCGCTCTCAACCCGAACGGCAAAGTGCCGGTTCTGGTCGATGACGATTTCGTCTTGACCGAGAGCGCCGCCATCCTCGTTTATCTCGCCGAGAAGACTGGCAAGCTGCTGCCGCAGGAAAGTGCCAGCCGAGCTCGCGTCTTCGAACAGCTCTTCTTCCATGCTTCGGGCTTGAGCCCAGCCTTCGGCAATGCCGGCTTCTTCAAGCGCTCGTCGCCCGAGCCGCAGCCGATTGCCGAAGCCCGCTTCGTCACCGAAGCCGAGCGGATCCTCGGCCTGCTCGACGCCAGGCTCGCCTCGCAGCCCTTTATGGCTGGAGAAGAGTTCACGATCGCCGACATCGCCCATTTCGGCTGGATGTGGCGGATACAATTCCCCGGCCTGAGACTTGAAGGCCATCCCAACCTTTCTCGCTGGTATGAAGCCGTCGCTGCACGCCCCGCCGTCCAACGGGCCACCGCCATGGCCGAAGCCCTCGTGCCAGCCGCCTGA
- a CDS encoding LysR family transcriptional regulator, whose translation MDRLQAMTAFVRVVETGSFSAAARQIGVGQPAISKTIAQLEDRLQVRLLIRSTHGLTPTDAGLRFFERARTAIQEADEAELEAKGSGAGLSGRLRICAATTFARIMVLPHLSQFMDSHPDLDVDVLLDDRVIDLISEGIDVALRMGELADSSAVARRLATGRRSVMATPAYLERHGMPLVPADLAAHQAVVYTQLGNNWIFSREGTEASVAVTGRARFSAAEGIRTAVLSHMGLAVASDWMFAPELADGTVRRVLEDWDLPPIDLWTVFPTGRLASAKARAFTDFAESMVAG comes from the coding sequence ATGGACAGACTACAGGCGATGACCGCCTTTGTGCGGGTGGTGGAGACGGGGTCGTTCTCAGCGGCGGCTCGCCAGATCGGCGTCGGCCAGCCGGCGATCTCGAAAACAATCGCGCAACTGGAGGATCGCCTGCAGGTCCGCCTTCTCATCCGCTCCACCCACGGCCTGACGCCGACCGATGCAGGCTTGCGTTTCTTTGAGCGGGCAAGAACAGCAATCCAGGAAGCCGACGAGGCGGAGCTGGAAGCAAAGGGCTCTGGCGCGGGCCTGTCGGGCCGCCTCCGGATCTGCGCAGCGACCACCTTTGCCAGGATCATGGTCCTGCCGCATCTGTCACAGTTCATGGACAGCCATCCGGATCTCGACGTCGACGTCCTCCTGGACGATCGCGTCATCGACCTCATATCCGAGGGTATAGACGTGGCGCTGAGAATGGGCGAGCTCGCCGATTCCTCTGCCGTAGCGAGGAGGCTCGCCACCGGTCGCCGCTCCGTGATGGCGACGCCCGCCTATCTCGAACGTCACGGCATGCCGCTCGTGCCGGCTGATCTCGCGGCCCATCAGGCCGTCGTCTATACCCAGCTTGGCAACAACTGGATCTTCAGCCGTGAGGGAACGGAAGCTTCCGTGGCCGTCACCGGCAGGGCCCGTTTCAGTGCCGCGGAAGGCATCCGAACCGCCGTCTTGTCGCATATGGGCCTGGCGGTTGCTTCCGACTGGATGTTTGCGCCGGAATTAGCCGACGGCACGGTGCGGCGTGTCCTGGAGGACTGGGACCTTCCGCCTATCGATCTTTGGACCGTCTTCCCAACCGGCAGGTTGGCGAGCGCAAAGGCGAGGGCGTTCACCGATTTCGCGGAATCGATGGTCGCTGGGTAA
- a CDS encoding aspartate dehydrogenase — protein MTHLHRPLRIGFIGWGAINQRVAELVRQRRGEQITFAVICLKDPADAQNVPAGTAVVTDPAHLENLALDLLVEAAGRGAVSEWGEAALKHAKAVIIASASAFCDDELLSRLVSTAATNGSQLLVPPGALAGVDAVAAASVLALDEVIHRIVKPPTAWQGTEAERLIHLDDIRVSETFFSGTARDAAARFPQNANVAAIIALSGLGLDKTQVELVADPGARGNRHELFARGDFGTMNVSIENRPLATNPKSSELAALSLVRLVESRFLPFVL, from the coding sequence ATGACCCATCTTCATAGACCCCTACGGATTGGCTTCATCGGCTGGGGAGCCATCAATCAGCGAGTTGCCGAGCTAGTTCGCCAACGCCGCGGCGAGCAAATCACCTTCGCAGTGATCTGTCTGAAGGACCCTGCAGACGCTCAGAATGTGCCTGCGGGCACCGCTGTTGTCACCGATCCCGCACACCTTGAGAACCTGGCACTTGATCTTCTCGTAGAGGCTGCTGGCCGCGGTGCTGTCAGCGAATGGGGCGAAGCCGCACTAAAGCATGCCAAGGCGGTCATAATCGCATCCGCCAGTGCATTTTGTGACGACGAGTTGCTCTCGCGCCTTGTCTCGACGGCAGCTACGAATGGAAGTCAGCTCTTGGTCCCGCCTGGAGCACTGGCGGGAGTGGACGCGGTCGCGGCTGCCTCGGTTCTCGCGCTTGATGAGGTTATCCATCGTATCGTCAAGCCACCGACTGCATGGCAAGGAACAGAAGCGGAGAGGCTGATACACCTCGATGATATCAGAGTTTCCGAAACCTTCTTCTCGGGGACTGCGCGAGACGCCGCAGCCCGGTTCCCGCAGAACGCCAATGTGGCGGCAATCATTGCTCTTTCCGGCCTCGGCCTCGACAAGACCCAAGTCGAGCTGGTGGCAGATCCGGGCGCGAGGGGCAATCGTCACGAGCTTTTCGCCCGCGGAGATTTCGGCACGATGAACGTATCGATCGAGAACCGCCCGCTGGCGACAAACCCGAAATCATCCGAGCTTGCCGCGCTTTCACTGGTGCGCCTGGTCGAGAGCAGGTTCCTCCCGTTCGTCCTGTAA
- a CDS encoding branched-chain amino acid ABC transporter permease: MADTSAPAAFVPITSARDEERKTARLHRGVILGLAIVLALAPFVAYPIFIMKVLCFALFALAFNLLLGFGGLLSFGHAAFFGVASYVSAYSAKAWHLPPELAILAGTMVAAAIGLVFGAIAIRRQGIYFAMITLALAQMLYFFALQTPGFTGGEDGIQSVPRGRLFNIFDLGNDRVLYIAVVVIFLAGLCVVYRIVHSPFGQLCKAIRDNEPRCISLGYDVDRYKLLMFALSATLAGLAGATKAIVFQLASLTDIHWSTSGEVVLMTLVGGLGTIFGPVAGALVVVAMQNYLAPLGAWVTVVQGVVFVGCVLSFREGLVGLISKFIRRPL; the protein is encoded by the coding sequence ATGGCAGACACCAGCGCGCCGGCAGCATTCGTGCCGATAACTTCCGCACGCGACGAGGAAAGAAAGACCGCTCGTCTTCACCGTGGCGTCATCCTTGGATTGGCGATCGTGCTGGCACTTGCGCCGTTCGTCGCGTATCCGATTTTCATCATGAAAGTCCTTTGTTTTGCGCTCTTCGCACTGGCTTTCAATCTACTCCTGGGTTTTGGCGGGTTGCTATCTTTCGGTCACGCGGCCTTTTTTGGGGTCGCCAGCTACGTGAGCGCATACTCCGCGAAAGCCTGGCACCTTCCTCCCGAACTGGCAATTCTAGCGGGGACCATGGTAGCGGCAGCTATTGGGCTTGTCTTTGGCGCGATCGCCATTCGGCGGCAGGGGATTTACTTTGCGATGATCACGCTGGCGCTTGCCCAGATGCTCTATTTCTTCGCGCTGCAGACCCCTGGTTTTACCGGAGGCGAGGACGGGATACAGTCGGTGCCTCGCGGCCGCCTGTTCAATATTTTCGATCTGGGTAACGATCGGGTTCTCTATATCGCGGTGGTTGTCATTTTTCTTGCCGGCCTGTGTGTCGTCTATCGTATCGTGCACTCGCCTTTCGGCCAGTTGTGCAAGGCTATTCGAGATAACGAGCCGCGCTGTATTTCCCTCGGTTATGACGTCGACCGGTACAAACTTTTGATGTTCGCTCTCTCTGCTACACTCGCCGGATTGGCTGGTGCGACGAAAGCCATCGTTTTTCAACTGGCGTCACTGACCGATATTCATTGGTCTACCTCGGGGGAGGTGGTGTTGATGACCCTAGTCGGAGGCCTGGGTACGATTTTCGGACCTGTAGCCGGAGCTTTGGTTGTGGTCGCAATGCAGAACTACCTGGCACCTTTGGGCGCATGGGTGACGGTCGTGCAGGGTGTCGTATTCGTTGGCTGCGTGCTTTCATTCCGCGAAGGGTTGGTGGGGTTGATTTCGAAGTTTATACGGCGCCCACTCTAG
- a CDS encoding AraC family transcriptional regulator, whose protein sequence is MKIKDELVAIIDRHASTPKQETPIAGLTIFKVVAPTLPAESIYTPRLCVVLQGRKEISLGGHMFDVDDDKYFIASVNLPVSARITEASTNYPHFAVSFELDGNAMAELLPYVSAVPLAPHREGLSVSAQTDDILNALYRVLALVDRPEDLGALLRPATTELYYRLLQGESGATLRDFATGNTKLAQIGRVTSWLKEHYREPMSIGFLADLAGMSPTSLHRHFKATTLMTPLEYRMHVRLHEARKLLLIGRSNARAVGFDVGYESQTQFTREYRRLFGRPPIQDIRLLKGDSPRAPSIEDGQAPRL, encoded by the coding sequence TTGAAGATCAAGGATGAGCTCGTCGCAATCATTGATCGCCACGCTTCGACGCCCAAACAGGAAACTCCCATCGCCGGGCTCACGATCTTCAAGGTCGTCGCCCCGACACTTCCGGCGGAAAGCATTTACACGCCGCGCCTTTGCGTCGTTCTTCAAGGGCGCAAGGAGATTTCGCTTGGCGGCCATATGTTCGACGTCGACGACGACAAGTATTTTATTGCCTCTGTAAACTTGCCCGTTTCTGCGCGGATTACCGAGGCATCGACGAACTATCCACACTTCGCAGTGTCGTTCGAACTTGATGGTAACGCGATGGCCGAATTGCTTCCCTACGTCTCGGCCGTGCCCCTCGCACCCCATCGCGAAGGTCTCTCCGTGTCTGCGCAGACAGACGATATCCTGAACGCACTTTATCGGGTACTGGCACTTGTTGACCGGCCAGAAGATCTCGGAGCGCTCCTGAGGCCCGCCACCACGGAACTCTATTATCGGCTTCTACAGGGTGAGAGTGGCGCAACCCTGAGAGATTTCGCCACCGGCAATACGAAGCTCGCTCAGATTGGGCGGGTGACCTCCTGGCTGAAGGAGCATTATCGCGAGCCGATGTCGATCGGCTTTCTCGCCGATCTCGCGGGCATGAGCCCGACATCGCTCCATCGCCACTTTAAAGCGACGACACTGATGACGCCGCTGGAATACCGGATGCATGTCAGACTTCATGAAGCCCGTAAATTGTTGCTGATCGGACGTTCGAATGCCAGAGCCGTGGGTTTCGACGTCGGGTATGAAAGTCAAACCCAGTTCACCCGCGAATACCGTCGTCTGTTCGGTCGACCACCCATCCAGGACATTCGCCTGCTCAAGGGCGATAGCCCTCGCGCACCGTCGATCGAGGATGGCCAAGCTCCCCGGCTTTAG